In Sphingobacteriaceae bacterium, the following proteins share a genomic window:
- a CDS encoding alpha/beta hydrolase, giving the protein MWRLIIAVILLLLSLLVLFKAPTNFFWLVQVAVTEFPWISTLTSLVFFVSCLYADKFKIALLTLSGLATFIYFLPVIEVYFRGKHLEHDLSKNFPFNQNIKHLDSPFSFTKMFSGIGIKEVQPEIFTYKKLPERELHLDFYKAALSGKRPCIIVIHGGSWAGGDSKQLPALNSYLSNVGYHVAAINYRLAPTYKSPAPVEDTKEAMQYLISHAENLNIDTTNFVLLGRSAGAQIALVAAYTFHDPNVKGVVSLYGPADMVWGARIKSNKLVLNTDKVFTDYLGALIDVLPEKYHEASSFDFAEQNSPPTLLIHGPNDALVSYYHSVRLNEKLESKHVPHYFLNLPWATHGCDYNICGPSGQISTYSIERFINSVTNQ; this is encoded by the coding sequence ATGTGGCGACTCATTATTGCTGTTATTCTTTTGCTTCTTTCGCTGTTGGTACTTTTTAAGGCGCCAACAAATTTTTTCTGGCTGGTGCAAGTTGCCGTTACCGAATTTCCCTGGATCTCTACTTTAACTTCACTTGTATTTTTTGTTTCTTGCCTTTATGCAGATAAATTTAAAATCGCACTGTTAACGCTATCAGGACTTGCAACTTTTATTTATTTTTTACCAGTTATTGAAGTTTACTTCAGAGGAAAACATCTTGAACACGATCTTTCAAAGAACTTTCCTTTTAATCAAAACATTAAACATCTCGATTCTCCCTTTTCGTTTACAAAAATGTTCAGCGGTATTGGTATCAAAGAAGTTCAACCAGAAATTTTCACGTACAAAAAATTACCTGAACGCGAGTTGCATCTTGACTTTTATAAAGCTGCACTCAGCGGAAAACGTCCTTGTATCATAGTTATTCATGGCGGCTCGTGGGCCGGCGGTGACAGCAAACAGCTTCCGGCATTGAATAGTTACTTGTCGAATGTCGGATACCATGTTGCAGCCATCAACTATAGACTAGCGCCAACATATAAATCACCGGCGCCAGTAGAAGACACCAAAGAAGCTATGCAGTATCTCATTAGTCATGCTGAAAATTTAAATATCGATACAACAAATTTTGTTCTATTGGGAAGATCCGCGGGTGCGCAAATTGCCCTGGTGGCTGCTTACACGTTCCACGATCCAAATGTTAAAGGTGTTGTATCCTTATATGGTCCCGCCGACATGGTTTGGGGCGCTCGCATTAAATCAAATAAACTTGTTTTAAATACCGACAAAGTCTTTACCGATTATCTGGGAGCACTGATTGATGTGTTGCCGGAAAAATATCATGAAGCCAGCTCATTCGACTTTGCTGAACAGAATTCTCCCCCTACTCTTTTGATTCACGGCCCAAATGATGCGCTGGTTTCTTATTATCACAGTGTTCGTTTAAACGAAAAATTAGAAAGTAAGCATGTGCCTCATTATTTCTTAAATCTTCCCTGGGCAACGCATGGTTGCGATTACAACATTTGCGGACCAAGCGGACAAATAAGCACATATAGTATAGAACGTTTTATAAATTCAGTCACGAATCAGTAA
- a CDS encoding NADP transhydrogenase subunit alpha has translation MQKLAIIGTGIAGMGCGHFLNKKYDLTLFEQNDYIGGHTNTVSVDEGEKPVFMDTGFMVFNFETYPNLVKLFKEIGAPIKKTDMSFSVQYRPSGLEYCGSGLNGLFAQRKNIFNIPYIKMLMEISRFNKISQEILEDQNYTNHSLRHFIKEFKFSEDMLWKYLVPMSSAVWSTPMDKMLDFPALTLIRFFKNHGFLGLNTQHQWYTLENGSESYKKILIAPFKDKIRINNAVVRVIRENGKATVHLKDGSYHEFDKVIFASHADQTLKLLDHPTPDEKRLLSAFKYQKNIATVHTDESVMPKTKKTWSSWNYRIENINGELLPTTIYWMNSLQGVSKKKNYFVSIGAFANSIAKEKLVKEIIYEHPLFDVPAVSAQKELSSLNDTGPLYFCGSYFNYGFHEDAFASAVKLCEKL, from the coding sequence ATGCAGAAATTAGCAATTATAGGTACCGGTATTGCCGGCATGGGATGTGGTCACTTTCTAAATAAGAAGTATGATTTGACCCTTTTTGAGCAGAACGATTATATAGGCGGTCATACGAATACGGTTAGTGTAGATGAAGGTGAAAAACCTGTTTTTATGGATACGGGCTTCATGGTTTTTAATTTCGAAACTTATCCAAACCTTGTAAAATTATTTAAAGAGATTGGTGCTCCAATAAAAAAAACGGATATGTCTTTTAGTGTGCAATATAGGCCAAGCGGTTTGGAATATTGTGGATCAGGCTTGAATGGTTTATTTGCGCAGCGAAAAAATATTTTTAATATTCCATATATTAAAATGTTGATGGAAATTTCGCGTTTCAATAAAATAAGCCAGGAAATTCTGGAGGATCAAAATTATACAAACCATTCGCTGCGGCACTTCATTAAAGAATTTAAATTCAGCGAAGACATGCTTTGGAAGTACCTCGTTCCAATGAGTTCAGCCGTGTGGAGCACGCCCATGGATAAGATGCTTGATTTTCCTGCATTAACTCTGATTCGTTTTTTTAAAAACCATGGATTTTTAGGGTTAAACACACAGCATCAATGGTATACCCTTGAAAATGGAAGTGAATCTTATAAAAAAATCCTTATTGCGCCGTTTAAAGACAAAATAAGAATAAATAACGCCGTTGTAAGAGTCATCAGAGAAAATGGAAAAGCAACCGTTCATTTAAAAGATGGTAGTTACCATGAATTTGATAAGGTTATTTTTGCTTCGCATGCCGATCAAACTTTAAAACTGCTTGACCATCCAACGCCCGACGAGAAAAGACTCTTAAGCGCTTTTAAATATCAAAAAAATATTGCAACCGTTCATACAGATGAATCAGTGATGCCAAAAACAAAAAAGACCTGGAGCAGCTGGAATTACAGGATAGAGAATATCAATGGAGAATTACTTCCTACAACCATTTATTGGATGAACAGTTTACAGGGTGTAAGTAAAAAGAAAAACTATTTTGTTTCTATAGGTGCATTTGCAAATAGCATCGCGAAAGAAAAGCTGGTGAAGGAAATAATATACGAGCACCCACTATTTGATGTTCCTGCTGTTAGTGCACAAAAAGAGCTTTCTTCTTTAAATGACACCGGTCCGTTGTATTTTTGTGGTAGCTATTTCAACTATGGCTTTCATGAAGACGCTTTTGCGAGCGCGGTTAAACTTTGCGAAAAATTATAA